In the Agrococcus sp. Marseille-Q4369 genome, one interval contains:
- a CDS encoding flavodoxin family protein produces MTDAADRPRPIRALYFNGTLTPSPDESHTDLLIEASATILRKQGVEVEVVRAVDHAIAPGVQPDMTEHGASEDAWPALWERVLAADILVLATPIWLGEASSVTRRVVERLYAESGELNEHGQSIFYGKVGGCLVGGNEDGMKHVARELVYALQHLGCTIPPQADAGWVGEAGPGPSYGDELDDGSRAGADNDFTNRNVTIMAWNLLHLARMLQGGIPSEGNDRNAWERGDRFGFQNPEYR; encoded by the coding sequence ATGACCGATGCAGCCGACCGGCCCCGACCCATCCGCGCCCTGTACTTCAACGGCACCCTCACGCCCTCACCGGACGAGAGCCACACCGACCTGCTCATCGAGGCGAGCGCGACCATCCTGCGCAAGCAGGGCGTCGAGGTGGAGGTCGTGCGCGCGGTCGACCACGCGATCGCGCCGGGCGTGCAACCCGACATGACCGAGCATGGCGCGAGCGAGGACGCGTGGCCCGCCCTGTGGGAGCGCGTCCTCGCCGCGGACATCCTCGTGCTCGCGACGCCGATCTGGCTCGGCGAGGCCTCGAGCGTGACGCGTCGCGTCGTCGAGCGGCTCTACGCCGAGTCGGGCGAGCTCAACGAGCACGGCCAGTCGATCTTCTACGGCAAGGTGGGCGGATGCCTCGTCGGCGGCAACGAGGACGGCATGAAGCACGTCGCGCGCGAGCTCGTCTACGCGCTGCAGCACCTCGGCTGCACGATCCCACCGCAGGCCGACGCCGGCTGGGTGGGGGAAGCGGGGCCGGGCCCCTCGTACGGCGACGAGCTGGACGACGGGTCGCGCGCGGGCGCCGACAACGACTTCACGAACCGCAACGTGACGATCATGGCGTGGAACCTGCTGCACCTCGCGCGCATGCTCCAGGGCGGCATCCCGAGCGAGGGCAACGACCGCAACGCGTGGGAGCGCGGCGATCGATTCGGCTTCCAGAACCCTGAGTACCGCTGA
- a CDS encoding VOC family protein, whose product MAVQRSFPILRTRDLERLEAFYVAAFDARRGYAYEDDGRVVYVALEVGASTVAIGFEPGAGPPEAALWIYVDDVDAAFARALERGATAVAEPELMPWRERVGQVRDPDGMLLYLGAESSGAEASAAPET is encoded by the coding sequence ATGGCGGTGCAGCGCAGCTTCCCCATCCTCCGCACTCGCGATCTCGAGCGGCTCGAGGCGTTCTACGTCGCAGCGTTCGACGCGCGGCGGGGCTACGCCTACGAGGACGACGGCCGCGTCGTCTACGTCGCGCTCGAGGTGGGGGCTTCCACCGTCGCGATCGGCTTCGAGCCGGGCGCCGGGCCACCGGAGGCCGCGCTCTGGATCTACGTCGACGATGTCGACGCCGCCTTCGCGCGCGCGCTCGAGCGCGGCGCGACCGCTGTCGCCGAGCCGGAGCTCATGCCGTGGCGCGAGCGCGTCGGACAGGTGCGGGATCCCGACGGGATGCTGCTCTACCTCGGCGCCGAGTCGTCCGGCGCCGAGGCGTCGGCGGCACCGGAGACCTGA